From the Bacillus tuaregi genome, one window contains:
- the pseG gene encoding UDP-2,4-diacetamido-2,4,6-trideoxy-beta-L-altropyranose hydrolase, translated as MKVFFRVDASKEIGTGHVMRCLTLAETLRSHGATVSFICREHAGHLCDFIEAKGFIVSRLPPPTGDAPLSALTSHSHWLGVPWEIDAEQTKALLQGYTVDWLMVDHYAISLEWEHVLKGIAKRIMVIDDLGDRKHDCDLLMDPTALDAPLKYRSLVPPYCRLFLGPSYVLLRPEFVQQRSHMKHRTGSVKRIFLFFGGFDPTNETGKALTSFLELNRTDIEVDVVVGQSNLHKQQLKALCDQHDQLHFHCQINHMALLMRQADIAIGAGGTTTWERCYLGLPSIVWSLAENQRSMCEYLGKRGIIHYLGESHQVKPILLTEQLKAFLADEKERAAMSQRSADLMKNHSVDIQLMIKYIIKMGD; from the coding sequence ATGAAGGTGTTTTTTCGGGTAGACGCTTCTAAGGAGATTGGAACCGGACATGTGATGAGATGCTTAACGCTCGCAGAAACCCTCCGCTCTCATGGGGCGACTGTCAGCTTTATTTGCCGAGAGCATGCCGGACATCTCTGTGATTTCATTGAAGCAAAGGGCTTTATCGTCTCCAGGCTCCCACCTCCAACGGGTGATGCCCCTCTTTCAGCTTTAACGTCCCACTCCCATTGGCTCGGTGTTCCCTGGGAGATTGATGCAGAGCAAACCAAAGCCCTCCTGCAGGGATACACGGTTGATTGGCTGATGGTGGATCATTATGCCATTTCTCTCGAATGGGAACACGTCCTGAAAGGGATCGCCAAAAGAATCATGGTGATAGATGATTTGGGGGATCGAAAGCATGATTGTGATTTGTTAATGGATCCAACCGCACTCGATGCCCCCCTCAAATATCGTTCGCTCGTTCCGCCATATTGCAGGTTGTTTCTTGGTCCTAGCTACGTCCTATTGAGACCTGAATTCGTACAGCAAAGGAGTCACATGAAGCATCGAACAGGCTCTGTTAAAAGAATCTTCCTTTTCTTTGGCGGCTTCGATCCGACGAATGAAACAGGAAAAGCGCTCACTTCTTTTTTAGAATTGAATCGAACTGACATCGAGGTAGACGTAGTGGTCGGACAATCCAACCTTCATAAACAACAGCTGAAAGCTCTTTGTGACCAGCATGATCAGCTTCATTTTCATTGCCAAATCAATCATATGGCCCTCCTCATGCGACAGGCAGACATCGCAATCGGCGCTGGAGGAACGACGACATGGGAGCGCTGCTATCTAGGGCTACCGTCGATTGTATGGAGTCTGGCCGAGAATCAGAGGTCGATGTGTGAATATTTAGGAAAAAGAGGCATCATCCATTATCTTGGGGAGAGTCATCAAGTGAAGCCTATCCTATTAACGGAGCAGCTTAAGGCCTTTCTTGCAGATGAAAAAGAACGGGCAGCCATGTCACAGAGGTCTGCAGATTTAATGAAGAATCATTCAGTTGATATTCAATTAATGATTAAGTACATCATAAAAATGGGTGATTAG
- the pseC gene encoding UDP-4-amino-4,6-dideoxy-N-acetyl-beta-L-altrosamine transaminase, translating into MEQKPTRDSFLPYGRQWIDEEDIQAVVEVLKGEYLTTGPYITRFEKAVASYVGATYAVSFANGTAALHGACFAAGISDGDEVITSPMTFAASANCILYQGGTPVFADIDEETYNLDPAEIEKKLTSKTKAIIPVHFTGQPAPLDEIAAIAKKHQLVVIEDAAHALGATYKGNKIGSISDMTMFSFHPVKHITSGEGGIITTNDKDYYEKLLQFRSHGITRDVNKLTENHGPWYYEMQFLGYNYRLTDIQAALGLSQLKKLDAFIERRKKYRTMYDEAFQGLQAITLPFQDSNRCSSWHLYVIRLQLDQLSGTREDIFNRLRQENIGVNVHYIPVYYLPYYQSLGYPKGLCPKAEKLYEEIITLPLFPAMTEKDVHDVIQAVKKVICHYRKA; encoded by the coding sequence ATGGAACAGAAGCCAACAAGAGATTCCTTTCTTCCCTACGGTCGACAGTGGATTGATGAAGAGGATATTCAAGCTGTCGTAGAAGTCTTAAAGGGCGAATATCTTACAACAGGACCCTATATTACTCGTTTTGAAAAAGCTGTCGCCAGCTATGTTGGAGCCACATATGCCGTTAGCTTTGCCAATGGCACCGCAGCCCTGCACGGTGCCTGCTTTGCGGCTGGAATTTCCGACGGTGATGAAGTCATTACCAGTCCGATGACGTTTGCCGCAAGTGCGAATTGCATTTTGTATCAGGGCGGGACCCCTGTTTTTGCCGATATCGATGAGGAGACATACAATCTAGACCCTGCCGAAATCGAAAAAAAGCTTACGAGTAAGACAAAAGCGATTATCCCGGTCCATTTTACCGGACAGCCCGCACCGCTCGATGAAATCGCCGCGATCGCCAAAAAGCATCAGTTAGTCGTGATTGAAGATGCCGCCCACGCACTTGGGGCCACTTATAAAGGAAACAAGATTGGCTCGATTAGTGACATGACCATGTTTAGCTTTCATCCGGTTAAGCATATTACCTCTGGTGAAGGGGGGATTATCACCACTAACGATAAGGATTACTACGAGAAGTTGCTGCAATTCCGCTCACATGGAATCACAAGGGATGTCAATAAACTAACAGAAAATCATGGCCCTTGGTATTATGAAATGCAATTCCTTGGCTATAACTATCGCTTGACCGATATTCAGGCAGCGCTTGGGCTCAGCCAATTAAAGAAGCTTGATGCTTTTATCGAACGAAGAAAGAAATATCGCACCATGTATGACGAAGCGTTTCAGGGCCTGCAAGCAATCACCCTGCCGTTTCAGGACAGCAATCGCTGCTCTAGCTGGCATTTATACGTTATCCGCCTTCAATTAGATCAATTAAGCGGGACTCGGGAGGATATTTTCAATCGTCTGCGCCAGGAAAATATCGGGGTCAATGTTCATTATATTCCCGTGTATTACCTGCCCTATTATCAAAGTCTCGGCTACCCAAAAGGCCTTTGCCCTAAAGCTGAGAAGCTGTATGAAGAAATCATTACCCTCCCCCTCTTCCCAGCTATGACTGAGAAGGACGTTCATGACGTGATTCAGGCTGTAAAAAAAGTCATCTGTCACTACCGCAAAGCATAG
- a CDS encoding peptide MFS transporter, producing the protein MSGINKQKIVESVPQKGFFGHPKGLFTLFFTEFWERFSYYGMRAILVYYMYYEVSKGGLGLEESTALAIVSIYGSLVYMSGIIGGWLADRIFGTQKAIFYGGILIMLGHIVLAIPGNVSLFFVSMVLIVLGTGLLKPNVSSVVGDIYATSDERRDAGFSIFYMGINLGAFISPLVVGSVMDTSFHLGFSFAAIGMFLGLVMFVLTKKKNLGLAGTYVANPLAPDEKKTVFTRIGIGIIILAIFIAVAVPTGYLTIGSFINLVAVLGIIIPTLYFIVMYRSPKTSAEERSRVIAYIPLFISAVMFWAIQEQGSTILANFADKRTQLEFAGLTISPAWFQSLNPLFIIIFAPVFAGLWVKLGSRQPSIPKKFALGLLFAGLSFLVILLPAYFGGSDSLVSPLWLVLSYFIVVLGELCLSPVGLSATTKLAPAAFSAQTMSLWFLASAAAQALNAQLVKFYSPATEMVYFGAIGGASIVLSIILFAISPKIQSLMKGIK; encoded by the coding sequence GTGTCTGGTATAAATAAACAGAAAATTGTGGAAAGCGTTCCACAAAAAGGTTTCTTTGGACATCCCAAAGGATTATTTACGCTTTTTTTCACTGAGTTTTGGGAACGTTTCTCTTATTATGGTATGCGTGCCATCCTTGTTTACTATATGTACTACGAGGTTTCAAAAGGCGGCTTAGGACTTGAAGAGTCAACAGCTCTAGCCATTGTATCCATTTACGGTTCACTTGTTTATATGTCCGGTATTATTGGAGGCTGGTTAGCTGACCGTATATTCGGTACGCAAAAGGCCATATTCTACGGCGGTATTTTGATTATGCTTGGACACATCGTGTTAGCGATCCCGGGTAATGTTTCTCTATTCTTTGTTTCCATGGTATTAATCGTGCTTGGTACAGGTCTTCTTAAACCAAACGTATCTAGTGTTGTCGGCGATATCTATGCAACAAGCGACGAGCGCCGTGATGCAGGTTTCAGTATCTTCTATATGGGTATTAACCTTGGAGCCTTTATTTCACCACTAGTTGTTGGTTCTGTCATGGATACTAGCTTCCACTTAGGATTCAGCTTCGCTGCCATTGGTATGTTCCTTGGATTAGTGATGTTTGTATTAACGAAGAAAAAAAATCTTGGTCTTGCTGGTACTTATGTAGCAAACCCACTTGCGCCAGATGAAAAGAAAACAGTATTCACTCGAATTGGTATTGGAATCATTATTCTTGCTATCTTTATTGCAGTGGCCGTTCCAACTGGTTATCTGACTATTGGCAGTTTTATTAATCTTGTTGCTGTTCTTGGAATTATTATCCCTACTCTATATTTTATAGTGATGTATCGCAGTCCAAAAACATCAGCAGAGGAGCGTTCACGCGTTATCGCTTATATTCCGTTATTCATTTCAGCGGTTATGTTCTGGGCGATTCAAGAGCAGGGTTCAACAATTCTTGCCAACTTTGCCGATAAGCGTACACAACTTGAATTTGCTGGTCTAACTATTTCACCAGCTTGGTTCCAATCCTTAAACCCATTATTCATTATCATCTTTGCACCAGTTTTTGCTGGGTTATGGGTCAAACTTGGAAGCCGCCAGCCTTCGATTCCGAAAAAATTCGCTCTAGGCTTATTATTCGCTGGTTTATCATTCCTTGTGATTCTATTACCTGCTTACTTTGGCGGATCAGATTCATTAGTTAGCCCATTATGGCTTGTACTAAGTTATTTCATTGTCGTACTTGGAGAGCTTTGCTTATCTCCTGTAGGACTTTCAGCCACAACAAAGCTAGCACCAGCTGCATTCTCTGCACAAACCATGAGCTTATGGTTCCTAGCAAGTGCTGCTGCACAAGCACTTAACGCACAATTAGTTAAATTCTATTCACCTGCAACAGAAATGGTTTACTTCGGTGCAATCGGTGGAGCGTCAATCGTTCTAAGTATCATCCTCTTCGCGATTTCACCAAAGATCCAAAGCCTAATGAAGGGTATAAAATAA
- a CDS encoding cytidylyltransferase domain-containing protein produces the protein MKIVAIIQARMGSTRLPGKVLKEVLGKPLLEYQIERVKRSKRIDEIVIATTSKEVDQPIIDLCNRLSLAYYRGSEEDVLARYWQAATKYHATVVVRLTSDCPFIDPDIIDAVISEYLSNLDDYDYVSNTLERTFPRGLDVEVMSMKALEQAHHEARSGVHREHVTSYLYSHPEKFSLGTVKNSFDASQYRLTVDTEEDFQLISRLIHHFSTKGMDFVPFKDILRVLEEKPDWTLINAHIEQKKLDDSL, from the coding sequence CTGAAGATTGTTGCCATCATTCAAGCGAGAATGGGTTCAACCAGGCTTCCTGGTAAAGTACTCAAGGAAGTACTGGGCAAGCCCTTGCTTGAATATCAAATTGAAAGAGTCAAAAGGTCGAAACGAATTGATGAAATTGTCATTGCCACCACAAGCAAGGAGGTAGACCAGCCTATTATTGATCTTTGTAATAGGCTCTCCCTTGCTTACTACCGTGGTTCAGAGGAGGATGTCTTAGCAAGATACTGGCAGGCTGCCACGAAGTACCATGCGACTGTTGTCGTCCGTCTGACCTCTGACTGTCCGTTCATCGACCCGGATATTATCGATGCGGTCATTAGCGAATATCTATCAAATCTAGACGATTATGATTATGTGTCCAATACCCTTGAACGAACCTTTCCGCGAGGCCTCGATGTTGAGGTGATGTCGATGAAGGCTCTAGAGCAGGCCCATCACGAAGCACGAAGCGGTGTACATCGTGAGCATGTGACCTCCTATCTTTATTCCCACCCCGAGAAATTCTCCTTGGGCACTGTCAAAAATTCCTTTGATGCGAGCCAATATCGGCTAACCGTGGATACCGAAGAGGATTTCCAACTCATCAGCAGGCTCATCCATCACTTTTCTACTAAAGGGATGGATTTTGTCCCCTTTAAAGACATCCTGCGTGTGCTAGAGGAAAAGCCTGACTGGACCTTGATCAATGCTCATATCGAGCAAAAGAAGCTGGATGACTCGTTATGA
- a CDS encoding glycosyltransferase family 2 protein — translation MPKVSIILTSYNKHEYVDKTLQSILNQTYQDFELFIMDDNSNEETLEKIKPFLEDERVHFFKSEIQTIDQRVAKTRYAVLINQALESVAGDYIAYATDDNVYDKQKVEKMVDFLESHPKAMVVYSASQTNYINENGEVTKSIVRPAKAIQWNAPCVTDHCSIMHRRTVLPVIAEKFGSIWDEDPQFYRIGDARFFWKLNHYWPFYPINEVLDYNTITPISIHAQIFDDKPSEFASKLPDQRTCKELRDSIRAMRKDPRP, via the coding sequence GTGCCGAAGGTATCTATTATCTTAACCAGCTATAATAAGCATGAGTATGTTGACAAGACTCTTCAATCCATCTTGAATCAAACCTACCAGGACTTTGAATTGTTTATTATGGATGATAATTCAAATGAAGAAACCTTGGAAAAGATAAAACCTTTTCTAGAGGATGAGCGAGTCCATTTTTTCAAGAGTGAGATTCAAACCATCGATCAGCGTGTAGCCAAGACAAGATACGCTGTATTGATTAATCAAGCGCTGGAGTCAGTAGCCGGAGACTATATTGCCTATGCTACGGATGATAATGTCTATGACAAGCAAAAGGTTGAGAAAATGGTGGATTTTCTGGAGAGCCATCCGAAGGCAATGGTCGTGTATTCTGCCTCGCAGACAAACTATATCAATGAGAATGGGGAAGTAACAAAATCCATTGTCAGACCTGCTAAGGCGATTCAATGGAATGCACCTTGTGTAACCGATCATTGCTCAATTATGCACAGAAGAACGGTATTACCGGTGATTGCCGAAAAATTTGGCTCGATTTGGGATGAGGACCCGCAATTTTACAGGATTGGCGATGCTCGCTTCTTCTGGAAACTGAATCATTATTGGCCGTTTTACCCGATAAATGAAGTTCTCGACTATAACACCATTACGCCCATTTCCATTCACGCCCAAATTTTTGACGACAAGCCAAGTGAATTTGCAAGTAAGCTTCCAGATCAGCGAACCTGCAAGGAGCTTAGAGACTCGATAAGAGCCATGAGAAAGGACCCGAGACCATGA
- the pseH gene encoding UDP-4-amino-4,6-dideoxy-N-acetyl-beta-L-altrosamine N-acetyltransferase — MSYTLRALTNQDKDLLYSWRNAKFIRVNMYHDEVIPYEHHCQWFNKVLLNQKEYYRLFCDSNRPLGLISFKEEVGQNKVFHWGFYIGETQTPKGSGTWMGYLGLDYAFHTLGANCIVGEVFDFNQKSAAFHLKLGFQQDLPYQHTFFRKEQPFQVLRFILTKEDWELHREKVNLSMT, encoded by the coding sequence ATGAGCTATACTTTACGTGCATTAACCAATCAGGATAAAGATTTGCTTTATAGCTGGCGCAATGCCAAATTTATCCGGGTCAATATGTACCATGATGAAGTCATTCCCTATGAACATCATTGCCAGTGGTTTAATAAGGTTTTGCTGAATCAAAAGGAGTATTATCGCCTCTTTTGTGATTCTAACAGGCCATTAGGGCTTATTTCCTTTAAAGAGGAGGTTGGCCAAAATAAGGTCTTTCACTGGGGATTTTATATTGGCGAGACTCAAACACCTAAAGGCTCCGGTACATGGATGGGTTATTTAGGCTTAGATTATGCCTTTCATACGTTAGGAGCCAACTGTATTGTTGGTGAGGTGTTTGACTTTAATCAAAAAAGTGCTGCGTTTCATCTGAAGCTAGGCTTTCAGCAGGATTTGCCTTATCAGCATACATTTTTTCGAAAGGAACAGCCCTTTCAGGTCCTGCGGTTTATTTTAACAAAAGAAGATTGGGAGCTTCATAGAGAGAAAGTCAACTTGAGTATGACATAA
- a CDS encoding SEC-C metal-binding domain-containing protein, producing the protein MEVGRNDLCPCGSGKKYKKCCMKKAQVIEIGQVKRERFFQLKYELVQGLVREVFPSFSMDELKALEKEFEARVETEIPDSFFQHWLLFFHRDAQGLRGIESYNRAIGNHRDPILKELALDWEKMIPRLIQQVDYDEHGVIVEDLFSNEKFYMPFCETMPEWIPWAGTICMLEEFDGGYYINGVATSVGPDSLKNAYEYIEEKMKENQSTPHEVAFEHYPEILRALLLAPDYSKDAVEIIQTELQYEVQNTDSVFQMLQADDRFYMDESKGSNGKGAYLKKIYHYIDNCAPGPVRIAEVEGSVEITDKKLVYSTLSVDEAVSFKNKLSSIQGVKLVEEKADSMMASPDTKVAFYSVMLANGVPQEFATIAQRALLLEEMDQPMPFFAGRSPVQMAAAGKTDELEQWLRKHEYGSYVTMKNTAGQVKVTADFNTMRRRLDLELSPFVTLREERNSRLVPELPAEAPVEVPETPAMSDTPAPDVNMPVSSSVTEEDLKLMEEIGIPFEEAEQFYVKDILECFREKGEGKSQSTYYKYRLGLQTIGYFLSQKIIYSWNDVNEDDWRKWLTFNYLAFNMDATVNQVKGFMSVLKNFIDKIDGTYGTKHAPVVKKLIKELEPSILAAVKVMDSYASYQERRNEPEYDMDPLFDTIASGPATASDKATGLFEVKTVNETGVTMRLLGAGQSDYTTLADAKYLEHLEPGMVIFGQLENQNQWQLSKIYRTFPSQSVQYIDMLVTN; encoded by the coding sequence GTGGAAGTAGGAAGAAACGATCTCTGCCCTTGTGGTAGCGGAAAGAAATATAAAAAGTGTTGTATGAAGAAAGCTCAAGTTATTGAAATCGGGCAGGTTAAGCGTGAACGATTTTTTCAATTGAAATATGAGCTCGTCCAGGGATTGGTCCGTGAGGTTTTCCCGTCCTTTTCCATGGATGAGCTGAAGGCTTTAGAGAAGGAATTTGAAGCACGAGTGGAAACGGAAATTCCGGATTCCTTTTTTCAACATTGGCTTTTGTTCTTCCACCGCGATGCGCAGGGCTTGCGTGGAATTGAGAGCTATAACAGGGCAATCGGCAACCATCGCGATCCAATTTTAAAGGAGCTTGCGCTTGATTGGGAAAAGATGATTCCGCGGCTGATTCAGCAGGTGGATTATGATGAGCATGGTGTAATTGTGGAGGATTTGTTTTCCAACGAAAAATTCTATATGCCGTTCTGTGAAACGATGCCAGAGTGGATACCATGGGCTGGGACAATATGTATGCTGGAGGAATTTGACGGCGGCTACTATATCAATGGAGTTGCGACATCTGTTGGTCCTGACTCATTGAAGAATGCGTATGAATACATAGAAGAGAAAATGAAGGAAAATCAATCCACTCCACATGAAGTGGCCTTCGAGCACTACCCGGAAATTCTAAGAGCATTGCTTTTAGCACCGGATTATTCTAAGGATGCGGTCGAAATTATTCAAACAGAGCTGCAATATGAGGTTCAAAATACCGATTCGGTTTTCCAAATGTTACAGGCAGACGATCGCTTTTATATGGATGAATCGAAGGGCAGCAACGGAAAAGGTGCCTATTTGAAAAAAATCTACCATTACATAGATAACTGTGCTCCAGGGCCTGTCCGCATTGCAGAGGTGGAGGGCAGTGTGGAAATTACCGACAAAAAGCTCGTGTACTCAACGCTTTCGGTGGATGAGGCGGTTTCTTTTAAAAACAAGCTTTCATCCATACAGGGAGTGAAGCTTGTAGAGGAAAAGGCTGATAGCATGATGGCATCTCCTGATACCAAAGTGGCCTTTTATAGTGTCATGCTGGCAAATGGAGTCCCGCAGGAGTTTGCGACCATCGCACAGCGGGCTCTATTATTAGAGGAAATGGATCAGCCGATGCCATTCTTTGCTGGCCGCTCTCCAGTGCAGATGGCTGCTGCTGGAAAAACTGACGAGCTCGAGCAATGGCTTCGTAAGCATGAATATGGCAGCTATGTGACTATGAAAAATACCGCAGGTCAGGTAAAGGTAACGGCAGACTTTAATACGATGAGAAGAAGATTAGACCTTGAGCTGTCGCCGTTTGTGACGCTTCGTGAAGAGCGAAATTCAAGACTTGTTCCGGAGCTTCCAGCCGAAGCTCCAGTTGAAGTTCCAGAGACACCAGCTATGTCTGACACTCCAGCTCCAGATGTAAATATGCCGGTAAGCTCTTCGGTAACGGAAGAAGACCTTAAACTCATGGAGGAAATCGGAATTCCGTTTGAAGAAGCGGAGCAATTTTATGTGAAGGATATTCTCGAGTGCTTTAGGGAAAAGGGCGAAGGGAAATCGCAGAGTACCTATTATAAATATCGTCTCGGTCTCCAAACCATCGGTTATTTCTTAAGTCAAAAAATTATCTATTCCTGGAATGACGTAAACGAAGACGATTGGAGAAAGTGGCTGACCTTTAATTACTTGGCTTTCAATATGGATGCAACCGTTAATCAGGTAAAGGGCTTTATGTCCGTTCTCAAGAACTTCATTGATAAAATCGATGGCACTTACGGAACGAAGCATGCCCCAGTTGTGAAAAAGCTAATCAAAGAGCTGGAGCCTTCGATTCTCGCTGCGGTAAAGGTAATGGATTCATACGCATCTTATCAGGAGCGTCGAAATGAGCCGGAATATGACATGGACCCATTATTCGATACCATTGCATCAGGTCCGGCTACTGCGTCAGATAAAGCCACTGGTCTATTTGAAGTAAAAACGGTTAATGAAACAGGTGTCACGATGAGACTGCTAGGTGCAGGTCAGAGCGACTACACCACATTGGCTGACGCCAAGTACCTCGAACACCTAGAACCAGGCATGGTCATCTTCGGACAACTCGAAAACCAAAACCAATGGCAGCTAAGTAAAATATATCGAACATTCCCATCACAATCTGTTCAATATATAGACATGCTAGTAACGAACTAA
- a CDS encoding CDP-glycerol glycerophosphotransferase family protein, whose protein sequence is MNTYLDHYWALYREFIEAFKHLTFKKIPICLLTNFYQHIDQELKVKLEAEHFPLPELKQDTIQPYFEKYLPKTQTINKPTTNGKILVNYDYTRIPESSYQAWFDPNKTIILSRSRNSHVYGIPNETIAKYEEPTEEISEQLVEEAKLVFAQFKDHIAFGNDFFQQTFLKRIPLIVKTINTCFNLFNQHTISAIIVGTTEDVVSRSLAIVGSLHGIKSICLQHGILMGEEAFMPIFTSAAAVYGEYEKNWYLQRGLAPERILEIGHPKYDEIFTGPYLHRTSSKESINPDQTTLLVITGPNLDPDRFTKLIKSLADSRRYQLIIKPHPWEIAKKRCDLYYKLEKEYKSIKVQASREVNLYELIGSVDGVVATLSTVVVESILLNKPVFLFDFLKSNRVYDYFNGLGGYVQTNSDELYRMVHQYYSSPKQKLDYAKVRQRYVDSLYLDGTSGQRLLEECGKIEGDS, encoded by the coding sequence ATGAATACGTACTTGGATCATTACTGGGCTCTCTATCGTGAGTTTATCGAAGCCTTTAAGCACCTTACCTTCAAAAAGATTCCCATTTGCCTGTTAACCAATTTTTATCAGCATATCGACCAAGAGCTGAAAGTGAAGCTGGAAGCCGAACATTTCCCTCTCCCGGAATTGAAGCAGGATACGATACAGCCTTATTTTGAAAAATACCTGCCCAAAACTCAGACCATCAATAAACCAACAACCAACGGCAAAATACTAGTAAACTATGACTATACTCGGATTCCAGAGTCCAGCTATCAAGCTTGGTTTGACCCCAACAAAACCATCATTCTCTCTCGCTCAAGAAACAGTCATGTCTATGGGATTCCCAATGAAACAATCGCAAAATATGAGGAGCCAACGGAGGAGATCTCTGAGCAGCTGGTCGAGGAGGCGAAGCTGGTATTTGCCCAATTCAAGGACCATATCGCCTTTGGCAATGATTTCTTTCAGCAGACATTTCTGAAACGGATTCCCCTCATTGTCAAAACCATTAATACCTGCTTCAATTTATTCAACCAGCACACTATTTCAGCGATTATCGTCGGGACGACAGAGGACGTGGTCAGCAGGTCGCTTGCTATCGTGGGTTCTCTTCATGGAATCAAGAGTATTTGTCTTCAGCACGGGATCTTAATGGGGGAAGAGGCATTTATGCCGATTTTTACAAGTGCCGCCGCAGTTTATGGAGAGTATGAGAAGAATTGGTACCTGCAAAGAGGACTTGCCCCAGAGCGGATTCTGGAAATCGGACACCCAAAATATGATGAAATATTTACAGGCCCATATTTGCATCGTACATCTTCAAAGGAAAGCATTAATCCAGACCAGACAACGCTATTAGTCATAACCGGTCCCAATTTGGATCCCGACCGATTTACAAAGCTAATCAAGTCCCTCGCGGATTCGCGGCGCTATCAACTAATCATAAAGCCACACCCATGGGAAATCGCCAAGAAAAGATGTGACCTTTATTATAAGCTGGAAAAAGAGTACAAGTCCATTAAGGTGCAGGCATCGCGGGAGGTGAACCTGTACGAATTAATTGGCTCTGTCGATGGAGTGGTTGCGACATTATCGACGGTTGTGGTAGAAAGCATCCTGTTGAATAAACCGGTATTTCTGTTTGACTTTTTAAAAAGCAACCGAGTTTATGATTATTTTAACGGCCTGGGAGGATATGTCCAAACTAACTCAGATGAGCTTTATAGGATGGTCCATCAATATTATTCCTCTCCGAAGCAAAAGCTGGATTATGCCAAAGTGAGGCAGCGCTATGTGGACAGTCTTTATCTTGATGGAACCTCAGGACAAAGGCTTCTTGAGGAATGTGGCAAAATCGAAGGAGATTCATAA
- the pseI gene encoding pseudaminic acid synthase produces MKEINLGGRMVGENHPPFIIAEMSGNHNQSLERALQIVEAAAKAGAHALKIQTYTADTMTINLDTADFQINDGQSLWNGSNLYTLYQQAYTPWEWHQSIFERARELGMIPFSTPFDATAVDFLESLNVPFYKIASFENNDIPLIKKVAATGKPMIISTGMATMEEIKETVETARAHGCQDLILLKCTSTYPASPRHTNIVTIPHMRETFQCQVGLSDHTMGIGVAVGSVPLGATVIEKHFTLSRADKGVDSAFSMEPEEMRALVTETERVWQALGHVSYGPTDAEQSSLKFRRSIYIVKDVRAGDVLTEEHLKVIRPGFGLAPKYYEQLLGKKARVDVKAGTPADWSFV; encoded by the coding sequence TTGAAGGAAATCAATCTTGGAGGACGAATGGTTGGAGAGAACCATCCTCCTTTTATTATTGCGGAGATGTCTGGGAACCACAACCAGTCCCTGGAACGTGCCCTGCAGATTGTGGAGGCTGCAGCAAAGGCTGGAGCGCATGCCTTGAAAATCCAAACCTATACGGCTGATACGATGACGATTAATCTTGATACAGCTGATTTTCAAATCAATGACGGGCAGAGTCTGTGGAATGGCAGTAATCTTTATACCCTTTATCAACAGGCCTATACGCCGTGGGAGTGGCATCAGTCAATCTTTGAACGTGCGCGGGAGCTGGGAATGATTCCCTTTAGCACCCCCTTTGATGCCACGGCGGTTGATTTTTTAGAAAGCCTAAACGTACCCTTTTATAAAATCGCCTCGTTTGAAAATAATGATATCCCCTTGATTAAAAAGGTAGCGGCAACAGGCAAGCCGATGATTATTTCGACTGGGATGGCGACGATGGAGGAAATCAAGGAGACGGTTGAAACAGCAAGGGCACACGGGTGTCAGGATCTGATTTTGTTGAAATGTACAAGTACCTATCCGGCTTCACCGAGGCATACCAATATCGTCACCATTCCTCATATGCGCGAGACCTTTCAGTGCCAGGTCGGCCTGTCGGACCATACGATGGGGATTGGCGTTGCCGTCGGAAGTGTTCCGTTAGGTGCGACGGTGATTGAAAAGCACTTTACCCTATCTCGTGCTGACAAGGGGGTTGACTCTGCTTTTTCGATGGAGCCTGAGGAAATGAGAGCATTGGTGACGGAAACCGAACGGGTCTGGCAGGCCTTAGGACACGTGAGCTACGGTCCGACTGATGCTGAACAAAGCTCCTTAAAATTCCGCAGATCGATTTATATTGTCAAGGATGTACGGGCAGGAGATGTGTTAACAGAGGAGCATTTAAAAGTCATCCGGCCTGGCTTCGGCTTGGCCCCGAAATACTATGAGCAACTATTGGGGAAAAAGGCTCGAGTGGATGTGAAGGCAGGAACGCCTGCGGATTGGTCGTTTGTTTAG